A genomic region of Prochlorococcus marinus XMU1405 contains the following coding sequences:
- a CDS encoding cupin domain-containing protein, with protein sequence MRLKKFIPVCFLFIGTLALPQPSLSEEKIEVIPIIQSSNGLSGKNFNYLEGKPELRLLKVKIPVGLKTPIHTHPSPMLIHVTRGRLKHVRGEEINFFKAGDAFIESNNGGPHYVKNVGKKPAILHVGVVSVVGMPTAINK encoded by the coding sequence ATGAGATTAAAAAAATTTATTCCAGTTTGCTTCCTTTTTATTGGGACTTTAGCTTTACCACAACCTTCTCTTTCTGAAGAAAAGATTGAAGTTATACCTATTATTCAAAGTTCAAATGGACTTAGTGGTAAAAATTTTAATTATCTCGAGGGTAAGCCTGAATTAAGACTCTTAAAAGTAAAAATTCCAGTAGGCTTGAAAACTCCAATTCATACTCATCCCTCCCCAATGTTGATTCATGTTACCAGAGGAAGATTAAAGCATGTGAGGGGTGAAGAAATTAATTTCTTTAAAGCGGGTGATGCATTTATAGAGAGTAATAATGGGGGCCCTCACTATGTGAAAAATGTTGGAAAGAAGCCTGCCATACTTCATGTGGGAGTTGTATCAGTAGTTGGAATGCCTACGGCAATAAATAAATAA